TTTGACACGACTGCCGTCTTTATATGTGATAAAATTAAGGTAAAATTGCCGTCCACATCCGTCTGGGTGTTCCCGTTCTGTTCCTATTCGGTCATCTACACCACAGACCAGCGCAATACCATCCTTTTCTTCTCTATTCTCATCTGTTAATGAACTATACTCGTACTTTTCAATCGGCGTTGCGGTCACTGATTGATCATTAAGAATTGCTGGCCGTTTTAGAACATGGATAGTGTCACAATATGGGCACGTGTATGTCTGCTCGATCCTTGTTGTCATCTCTATATTGTTCAGGTATACTATGGTCTGCTGTGCAATATCGGTTCCCCTCATTCCCCGTTGCTTGTACAAGACTTTCCGATAAGGCCTTTTGCTCTGGGGTACGTCATTGTGACATAGCCATGATAGATGAGACTGCCGCTGAAATCGAGGCAATGCGTACCCATAGCTCCTCTGAGGTGGCCATCAAGGCTGCTGAGGCACTCCACACGTTGACCACTCGTGACCGATCCACGGTTTCTGAGTTCAAGCGCGACCTCGAACACAATATCGGAGTGTTACGAAGAGCCAATCCGTCACATGCTACCCTTGAAACTGCCCTCCGTGAAATTGAGGATGCAGTTCTTGATACCGATCACACGTCGGTTACAGGTGCAGTCGATGCACTTGCAGAAACAATTGATACCGTAACTGAGCGTATCCAGACAGCCAAACAGGATGCTGCATTGAATGCTGTATCATTATTCTCCGATGGGGATACCATTCTTACTCATGACTTTTCTACAACAGTCATGGCAGCTATCCGGGAGGCGGCAGAGCAGAATATCTCTCTTCAGATATATGTGACAGAAGCTCGTCCCCGAAATCTTGGTCGAAAGACAGCCAGAGAGCTTGGCAAGATTGACTCTGTTGACGCTACGCTTATAGTCGATTCTGCTGCAGGCTCATACGTTGATGAATGTGATTATGTTCTTACTGGAATGACATGTGTTGTCGATGATCAGTTGTATAATCGAGTTGGCACGTTCCCAATTGCTGCCGCTGCCGCACAAGTAGATACACCGTTTTATGTAACTGGCGCTAGCACGAAAGTGATTGAATCTGGTTTCGTATTTGAAAATGACTACCGTGATGCAAGTGAAGTGCTCCGGGAGCCCGCCGAAGGATTCTCTATTGAAAACCCATCATACGATGCGACCCCAATTGAACTCGTCAACCGGATTGTCACCGAAAAGAAGATTATATCTCCATGATTTTTCATAACTAACTATGGCCGATGAAGAACCTGATGTCCCCGTTATGTGTCCCGAATGCGACACCGAGACTACTGTCCCTCTTTCCGATGTTGAATCAACACTTGCTGACCACAATGAGGAGCATCACGGTGGTGATACTGTTGCCACTGTCACCCCGGAAATCAAAGAGTATATTGCCGATCTCGTAGCTGAAGACTTAGACCTTCTTGACTAACGACAACTAACTTGCTTTTCTGCAGGAAGCTCTCTCAATAACTTGTACCTGATGGTTGTGTGCCAGTATAGGCTCAACACTTTATGGATCCTTGTTAATCTGAATTGATAGTCCATCTTCAGCAATTCGTACATCTGTGTCGATATATCCCTGCAATGAATCTAGCATTTCTTCGTGTTTTCCTTCTGTGTGCGGGTATAGATGTGTTAAGTATAGTCTTCCAATCTCCGGGTTTGACTTTGACAGCATCTTTCCGAGCGTTTCAGGCGTTGGATGATTTGAAACTTCGACTTCATCAGGAAAAGAACAATCATGGGCAACAACGGCTACCTCGTCAAAAAATGTTCCCAGCTCTTCAAAGGGTTCGGAATCGCCACTGAACGCAAAAAAATCACCGATGCGATACGCAAAACAGGGAAGCGAATGCTTTGTCTCTCGGGCTTGGATATTGAACCCAGCAATTTCATGAGATCCCGCTTCAATTTCTCTTACTTCAATATCTAGCCGATCCTGCATATATTCGTGAGCTTCAAACAGGTTATCTACGAGTGTCTTTGTCCCCTCTCCACCGATAATTGTTAGATCTTCTTCCCCTGATAACCAGCGAGCTTTACATAGTGGCATCAAATCAGCAATATGATCGAGATGATGATGCGTTAATAACACTGTAGAGATTTCTTCATATCCTGGTCCATATTCCTCTAGTCGATGTAATACCCCTGACCCACAGTCAATTAATATCGACTGTTCGTCCTGTTGAACAGCAATCCCGGTCTGCATACGTTTACCAGCCGGCATTGCACTGCCCGTCCCAAGAAACGTAACTCGCATGACGTATAATTACGTTTTTGCTTTCATACGATTGTTGGTCTTTTGTGTCCTGTATGCAAATAGGACCTTACAAGCGATGTGAGGAAGTGATGCATAACCTGATTTCGAGAAGACTGACATCATTGCAGATGGAATTAACCGTTATGAGGTTTAAGAACAGGCAATAGCTACTGAAGATGAGAATACACTTACCGGCTCAGTGTTCAATATATCTCGATGACTTGGCGGCAGCACCTTCCTGCCGAACTTGATCCAGCGGATGTCGCTGATAGTGAAATCATTGAAGAGTTTACGCCCGTTCTCCAGAAATGGTGGGTCGAATCGTTTGGTGAATATGTTCCGGAGAATAACGGTCTTTTTACCCCACCACAGAAGGAAGCAATTCCTTTGATTGCAGATGATACAAACGTGCTCATCTGTGCGCCAACTGGGAGTGGCAAAACTCTTGCCAGCCACGCCGCCATTGTTGATGAACTTATTCGCCGTGAACGCCGAGACGAGCTTGAAAATTCTGTGTACTGTCTCTATATCTCTC
This portion of the Salinarchaeum sp. IM2453 genome encodes:
- a CDS encoding translation initiation factor eIF-2B → MIDETAAEIEAMRTHSSSEVAIKAAEALHTLTTRDRSTVSEFKRDLEHNIGVLRRANPSHATLETALREIEDAVLDTDHTSVTGAVDALAETIDTVTERIQTAKQDAALNAVSLFSDGDTILTHDFSTTVMAAIREAAEQNISLQIYVTEARPRNLGRKTARELGKIDSVDATLIVDSAAGSYVDECDYVLTGMTCVVDDQLYNRVGTFPIAAAAAQVDTPFYVTGASTKVIESGFVFENDYRDASEVLREPAEGFSIENPSYDATPIELVNRIVTEKKIISP
- a CDS encoding MBL fold metallo-hydrolase, whose protein sequence is MRVTFLGTGSAMPAGKRMQTGIAVQQDEQSILIDCGSGVLHRLEEYGPGYEEISTVLLTHHHLDHIADLMPLCKARWLSGEEDLTIIGGEGTKTLVDNLFEAHEYMQDRLDIEVREIEAGSHEIAGFNIQARETKHSLPCFAYRIGDFFAFSGDSEPFEELGTFFDEVAVVAHDCSFPDEVEVSNHPTPETLGKMLSKSNPEIGRLYLTHLYPHTEGKHEEMLDSLQGYIDTDVRIAEDGLSIQINKDP